In Yarrowia lipolytica chromosome 1F, complete sequence, a genomic segment contains:
- a CDS encoding uncharacterized protein (Compare to YALI0F29997g, similar to Saccharomyces cerevisiae RSC9 (YML127W); ancestral locus Anc_8.866, weakly similar to uniprot|Q03124 Saccharomyces cerevisiae YML127w RSC9 chromatin binding activity) — protein MYNDNMPRRSTRSSLAGSPGQVSGYQGGSPYVDGGMPGGNHGGMVPHQGSNPYEFVPVPPGPLPVPVMTPTVNPPMFPVKRPTPTSIAKANAFGVGHFGIDFLTRITFSLRSGIDSEVDWALTALVQATFNAPDQFKFRLNESLIADLLGRVLKARFLTHKESADGEHVGDTDADDRVHQSVLDIMLILRNAALDPENAQFLATSDKGLEVVLKCLQVSPSSLTSEVLSYAVDICESISFYVSPSSYDDPLLQAVAHLLETSSDRAIIISTTRALTRMLVHEYHAHPEAETEPKEDAFPIITLLARRWHQIVDKTVQMLLVEADEELIIAALDFLYQITRRGAFVTRLLENNSNAEILSTHLARLLRFEFPHEKFIDYIRLPPRATPGPVKKNVPTVDSPAPRLPEDVLNNLLTMPEPHRANAWMRASYEETSGGEVTQISLWKSYESQFEPYCKEGSAPGVHRLLPAVEFIKNVNAAFTRSAAMVVSLNDGTKKFIIKGIQPRKEPVDPATIDAQKRAEFEHRRKMEARYAEYDQARRYRLDNKSGVSPAAILVMTNIAKSDLGKLALTHVVDKVVYAGTVNPHIAQYMFPLLGELENVKPEA, from the coding sequence ATGTACAACGATAACATGCCCCGTCGCTCGACGCGTTCGTCGCTAGCAGGATCCCCTGGTCAGGTCTCGGGAtaccaaggaggctctCCTTACGTTGATGGAGGTATGCCTGGGGGTAACCACGGTGGAATGGTCCCGCATCAGGGATCGAACCCCTACGAGTTTGTGCCGGTGCCTCCGGGTCCTCTGCCTGTTCCAGTGATGACTCCGACTGTCAACCCGCCCATGTTCCCTGTCAAAAGGCCCACGCCAACCTCAAtcgccaaggccaacgCTTTTGGAGTCGGCCACTTTGGCATTGATTTCCTCACACGTATCACCTTTTCGCTACGATCAGGTATCGACTCGGAAGTCGACTGGGCTCTCACAGCACTCGTCCAAGCAACCTTCAACGCCCCTGACCAGTTCAAATTCCGACTAAATGAGTCTCTCATCGCCGACCTGCTGGGCCGTGTTCTCAAGGCCCGGTTTTTGACCCACAAGGAGTCCGCCGACGGAGAACACGTCGGAGACACGGACGCAGATGATCGAGTGCATCAAAGTGTGCTAGATATCATGCTCATTCTGAGAAACGCCGCTCTGGACCCCGAAAATGCCCAGTTTCTGGCTACTAGTGACAAGGGTCTTGAGGTGGTGCTCAAATGTTTGCAGGTCTCGCCCTCCTCCCTCACATCCGAGGTGCTCAGCTATGCCGTTGACATCTGCGAGTCTATCTCGTTCTATGTGTCTCCTTCCTCTTACGACGACCCTCTTCTCCAGGCTGTGGCTCATCTGTTGGAGACCTCGTCTGACCGAGCTATCATAATCTCTACCACTCGAGCACTCACCCGAATGCTGGTCCATGAGTATCACGCCCACCCAGAAGCAGAGACCGAGCCGAAGGAGGACGCCTTCCCTATCATTACTCTGTTGGCTCGACGATGGCATCAGATCGTCGACAAGACTGTGCagatgctgctggttgAGGCTGACGAAGAGCTCATAATTGCTGCTCTCGATTTCCTCTATCAGATCACTCGTCGAGGTGCATTTGTCACTCGTCTGTTAGAAAACAATTCGAACGCTGAGATTCTGTCGACTCACCTGGCCCGTCTGTTACGGTTCGAGTTTCCCCACGAAAAGTTCATTGACTACATCCGACTTCCCCCACGGGCTACTCCGGGCCCTGTAAAGAAGAATGTCCCTACGGTCGACTCGCCGGCCCCACGTCTTCCTGAGGATGTTCTGAACAACCTTCTGACGATGCCTGAGCCCCATCGAGCCAATGCATGGATGCGAGCTTCATACGAGGAGACTAGCGGAGGTGAGGTGACCCAGATTTCTCTGTGGAAGTCGTACGAGTCGCAATTTGAGCCCTACTGTAAGGAGGGCTCTGCTCCCGGCGTGCACAGACTGCTCCCGGCCGTGGAGTTTATCAAAAATGTCAACGCGGCCTTCACTCGAAGTGCCGCCATGGTTGTCAGTCTCAACGATGGAACCAAAAAGTTCATTATCAAGGGTATTCAACCCCGAAAGGAACCCGTGGACCCTGCTACCATCGATGCACAGAAGCGCGCGGAGTTTGAACACCGTCGAAAGATGGAGGCCAGATATGCCGAGTACGATCAGGCTCGACGATACAGACTGGACAACAAGAGTGGAGTGTCTCCGGCCGCTATTCTGGTCATGACTAACATTGCCAAGAGCGATCTGGGCAAACTGGCACTGACTCATGTGGTTGACAAGGTGGTGTATGCTGGTACTGTCAACCCACACATTGCCCAGTACATGTTCCCCTTATTGGGCGAGTTGGAGAATGTGAAGCCCGAGGCATAG
- a CDS encoding uncharacterized protein (Compare to YALI0F30004g, similar to Saccharomyces cerevisiae PKR1 (YMR123W); ancestral locus Anc_2.415,gnl|GLV|YALI0F30004g [Yarrowia lipolytica] similar to uniprot|Q03880 Saccharomyces cerevisiae YMR123W YM10 Hypothetical 14.0 kDa protein) produces the protein MGNFFVDLWESIFTPGTTPTLVKATHGSFVLLILSLLFLIWNALNIHTVMLLIIALCLWGTLTWFISEVAKLKKEGKLKTDKELKEEAEAKESKKEQ, from the coding sequence ATGGGTAACTTTTTTGTGGATTTATGGGAGTCCATTTTTACCCCCGGCACTACTCCGACCCTGGTCAAGGCCACCCACGGCTCGTTTGTGCTGTTGATCCTATCTCTGCTTTTCCTCATCTGGAACGCTCTGAACATCCACACCGTGATGCTGCTCATCATTGcgctgtgtttgtggggCACTTTGACCTGGTTCATTTCCGAAGTCGCCAAactcaagaaggagggtaAGCTCAAgaccgacaaggagctgaaggaagaggccgaggccaaggagtccaagaaggagcaaTAA
- a CDS encoding uncharacterized protein (Compare to YALI0F30011g, similar to Saccharomyces cerevisiae YLR363W-A; ancestral locus Anc_4.208,gnl|GLV|YALI0F30011g [Yarrowia lipolytica] similar to uniprot|Q872A1 Neurospora crassa probable ribosomal protein s25), which produces MPQAGLKKREKTSKVKKPTGKIAPKRAAPRKIAPRRKSAQRDVEIAKKHQAALTATTEKLLASRVGHLEILKGNRREIEKKNKEDEEKKKKKAANAQPK; this is translated from the coding sequence ATGCCCCAAGCAGGTCTCaaaaagagagaaaagaCCAgcaaggtcaagaagccCACTGGCAAGATTGCTCCCAAGAGGGCCGCTCCCCGAAAGATTGCTCCCCGACGAAAGAGCGCTCAAAGAGACGTCGAGATTGCGAAGAAGCATCAAGCAGCTCTGACCGCCACCACGGAAAAGCTGCTGGCCTCTCGAGTGGGCCAtctggagattctcaagggcaACCGACGAGAAATCgaaaagaagaacaaggaggacgaggagaagaagaagaagaaggctgccaACGCTCAACCCAAATAA
- a CDS encoding uncharacterized protein (Compare to YALI0F30019g, similar to Saccharomyces cerevisiae ADE6 (YGR061C); ancestral locus Anc_4.207, similar to uniprot|P38972 Saccharomyces cerevisiae YGR061c ADE6 5 -phosphoribosylformyl glycinamidine synthetase): MLTLAGPQAYSQFRVNSLLENINKAVNSSAVAAIRAIYVHYVDTGDAALTETESKLLDSLLDYDQKADAGDALTAALIKAAVNDEAELPTDSYLLRIIPRPGTISPWSSKATNITQNCGLPHVKRVERGLAVLIQVRKGFPLGPHVESGAFLDFIYDRMTEAIRIGAPVTEKDLFAHHEPKPLVSVPRAGIAEANKSLGLALDQPEIDYLQTAFPQRDPTDVELFMFAQVNSEHCRHKIFNADWKIDGENMPHSLFKMIRTTHEKNPGYTVSAYSDNAAVLEAAGSGFYYAPDPKTQVYTLKPEPVQFLAKVETHNHPTAVSPFAGAATGSGGEIRDEGAVGRGSKPKAGLSGYSVSDLLIPDFKQPWEQDIGKPHHISSAYDIMMDAPIGSAAFNNEFGRPCISGYFRTLTTTVTNHAGKQEIRGFHKPIMIAGGVGTVRPQFALKNKPITPGAALIVLGGPSMLIGLGGGAASSVASGEGSVDLDFASVQRGNPEMQRRAQMVIDACVALGDANPIQSIHDVGAGGLSNALTELVHDNGLGAKFELRDVPNAEPGMSPMEIWCCEAQERYVLGVAAADLDTFKALCDRERAPYGVVGVATSEQRLVLSDKLLGSTPIDMDMSVLFGKPPKMSRVAATKPLRLQPLDLAPIASFGEALDRTLHLPSVGSKAFLITIGDRSVTGLIARDQMVGPWQVPVADVAVTITSYGGVKTGEAFAMGEKPTLALISPAASAKMCVAESLLNLVASDTVLDRVRLSANWMSAASHDGEGSALYEAVQAIALDLCPSLDIAVPVGKDSMSMKMKWDDTEVVGPLSLVITAFGPVMDVSKTWTPQLEREEASSLVLVSLSAFERLGGSALSQVYSQLGNEAPNVDNNSVLKGFLTAVSELHQKKDDIVLAYHDRSDGGLIVTALEMAFAGRCGVSLDVTGKDALSAYFNEELGAVFQVADSNIAEFTSIMTKNGVPASQVKVVGKPIISSKEQTVDVKFNGQPVYSSNRAALQKAWAETSYKMQRLRDNPKTADEEYSNIADNADPGIVFKLSFDPTESIPQSLVSQKPKVAILREQGVNSHMEMAYCFERAGFTPVDVHMSDLSSKRQQLPDFVGFVACGGFSYGDVLGAGAGWAKSVLFSPELKSEFTNFFERADTFALGICNGCQFLSRLQEIIPGADNWPTFERNASEQYEGRTTMVEIVDEAKEPCIFLGGMRGSRFPVAVAHGEGRASFASEDKQAKFASQHLAAVRYVDNYGHATERYPFNPNGSTNAIAGVRTPNGRVLAMMPHPERVSLVDANSYRPKDLAESPWISLFKNARKWVN; encoded by the coding sequence ATGCTCACGCTGGCTGGACCCCAGGCCTATTCTCAGTTCCGAGTGAATTCTCTGCTCgagaacatcaacaaggccgTCAATTCGTCCGCCGTGGCTGCCATTCGAGCCATCTACGTTCATTACGTTGACACTGGAGATGCAGCTCTGACCGAGACCGAGTCCAAGCTGCTCGACTCTCTGCTGGACTACGACCAGAAGGCCGACGCTGGAGATGCTCTGACTGCCGCCCTCATCAAGGCAGCCGTCAATGACGAGGCTGAGCTCCCGACCGACTCGTACCTGCTTCGAATCATCCCCCGACCCGGCACCATCTCGCCTTGGTCCTCCAAGgccaccaacatcaccCAGAACTGCGGTCTGCCCCACGTCAAGCGAGTTGAGCGAGGTCTGGCTGTGCTAATCCAAGTCCGTAAGGGCTTCCCTCTGGGTCCCCACGTTGAATCCGGCGCTTTCCTTGATTTCATTTACGATCGAATGACAGAGGCTATCCGAATCGGCGCCCCCGTCACCGAGAAGGACCTCTTCGCACACCACGAGCCCAAGCCTCTCGTTTCCGTGCCTCGTGCTGGTATCGCTGAGGCCAACAAGTCTCTGGGACTCGCCCTGGACCAGCCCGAAATCGACTACCTGCAGACCGCTTTCCCTCAGCGAGACCCCACCGATGTGGAGCTGTTCATGTTCGCTCAGGTCAACTCGGAGCACTGCCGACACAAGATCTTCAATGCCGACTGGAAGATTGACGGCGAGAACATGCCTCACTCGCTGTTCAAGATGATCCGAACAACCCACGAGAAGAACCCCGGCTACACCGTCTCTGCTTACTCTGACAACGCCGCTGTCCTCGAGGCCGCTGGATCTGGCTTCTACTACGCTCCTGATCCTAAGACCCAGGTCTACACTCTTAAGCCCGAGCCCGTCCAGTTTCTCGCCAAGGTCGAGACCCATAACCACCCTACTGCCGTCTCTCCCTttgctggagctgccactgggtctggaggagagatCCGAGACGAGGGTGCCGTCGGCCGAGgctccaagcccaaggccGGTCTTTCTGGCTACTCTGTTTCCGATCTGCTCATCCCTGACTTCAAGCAGCCTTGGGAACAGGACATTGGCAAGCCCCACCACATTTCTTCTGCCTATGACATCATGATGGACGCTCCCATTGGATCTGCTGCCTTCAACAACGAGTTTGGCCGGCCCTGTATCTCTGGATACTTCCGAACCCTCACTACCACTGTTACCAATCACGCTGGAAAGCAGGAGATTCGAGGTTTCCATAAGCCCATCATGATTGCCGGCGGTGTCGGTACCGTGCGACCCCAGTTTGCgctcaagaacaagccCATCACCCCTGGCGCCGCCCTGATTGTTCTCGGAGGACCTTCTATGCTCATTGGtctcggaggaggagccgcCTCTTCTGTcgcttctggagaaggatcTGTGGATCTCGATTTTGCTTCCGTTCAGCGAGGTAACCCCGAGATGCAGCGACGAGCTCAGATGGTCATTGATGCCTGTGTTGCTCTCGGCGACGCCAACCCCATCCAGTCTATCCATGACGTTGGTGCTGGAGGTCTGTCCAACGCCCTGACCGAGCTGGTCCACGACAACGGCCTCGGTGCCAAGTTTGAGCTCCGAGATGTACCTAACGCCGAGCCCGGCATGTCCCCCATGGAGATCTGGTGCTGTGAGGCCCAGGAGAGATATGTGCTGGGagtggctgctgccgatCTCGATACCTTCAAGGCCCTCTGTGACCGAGAGCGAGCTCCTTACGGAGTTGTGGGTGTGGCCACCTCCGAGCAGCGACTGGTTCTGTCCGACAAGTTGCTCGGTTCCACCCCCATCGACATGGATATGTCTGTTCTGTTCGGTAAGCCCCCCAAGATGTCCCGAGTGGCTGCTACCAAGCCCTTGCGACTCCAGCCTCTGGACCTTGCACCCATTGCCTCCTTTGGCGAGGCTCTTGACCGAACTCTTCACCTGCCCTCTGTTGGCTCCAAGGCTTTCCTCATCACCATTGGTGATCGATCCGTCACCGGCCTGATTGCTCGAGACCAGATGGTGGGCCCCTGGCAGGTTCCTGTGGCCGATGTGGCTGTCACCATCACCTCATATGGCGGTGTCAAGACCGGAGAGGCCTTTGCTATGGGCGAGAAGCCCACTCTGGCTCTTATTTCTCCTGCTGCCTCCGCCAAAATGTGTGTTGCCGAGTCTCTGCTCAACCTGGTGGCCTCCGACACTGTTCTCGACCGAGTTCGTCTGTCTGCCAACTGGAtgtctgctgcttctcATGACGGTGAGGGTTCTGCTCTCTACGAAGCTGTCCAGGCCATTGCTCTCGACCTGTGCCCCTCTCTGGACATTGCCGTGCCTGTCGGTAAGGATTCCATGTCTATGAAGATGAAGTGGGACGACACCGAGGTTGTTGGTCCTCTGTCCCTCGTCATCACTGCCTTCGGCCCCGTCATGGACGTTTCCAAGACCTGGACCCCTCAGCTCGAACGGGAGGAGGCCTCTTCTCTGGTTCTTGTCTCTCTGTCTGCCTTCGAGCGACTTGGTGGATCTGCTCTGTCTCAGGTCTACTCTCAGCTTGGCAACGAGGCTCCCAACGTGGACAACAACTCTGTTCTGAAGGGCTTCCTAACTGCTGTTTCCGAGCTgcaccagaagaaggacgacatTGTTCTGGCTTACCACGATCGATCCGACGGTGGTCTTATTGTCACTGCTCTGGAAATGGCCTTTGCTGGCCGATGCGGTGTCTCTCTTGATGTCACTGGTAAAGATGCTCTTTCTGCTTACTTCAACGAGGAGCTGGGTGCTGTCTTCCAGGTGGCTGACTCCAACATTGCCGAGTTTACTTCCATCATGACCAAGAATGGCGTCCCTGCTTCCCAGGTCAAGGTGGTAGGCAAGCCCATAATCTCCTCCAAGGAGCAGACTGTCGACGTCAAGTTCAACGGCCAGCCCGTCTACTCGTCCAATCGAGCTGCTCTTCAAAAGGCTTGGGCCGAGACCTCATACAAGATGCAGCGTCTGCGGGACAACCCCAAGACTGCTGACGAGGAATACAGCAACATTGCCGACAACGCCGACCCCGGTATTGTTTTCAAGCTGTCATTTGACCCCACAGAGTCAATCCCTCAGTCTCTGGTCTCTCAGAAGCCTAAGGTTGCCATCCTCCGAGAGCAGGGTGTCAATTCTCACATGGAGATGGCCTACTGTTTCGAGCGAGCCGGCTTCACTCCCGTCGATGTCCATATGTCCGACCTCTCGTCGAAACGTCAGCAGCTCCCCGACTTCGTTGGTTTCGTTGCCTGTGGAGGTTTCTCCTACGGTGATGTTCTCGGTGCCGGAGCTGGATGGGCGAAGTCTGTACTTTTCTCGCCCGAGCTCAAGTCCGAGTTCACCAACTTCTTTGAGCGAGCCGACACCTTTGCTCTTGGTATCTGCAACGGTTGCCAGTTCCTGTCTCGACTCCAGGAGATAATTCCCGGAGCTGACAACTGGCCCACCTTTGAGCGAAATGCCTCCGAGCAGTACGAAGGCCGAACCACCATGGTCGAGATTGTCGatgaggccaaggagcccTGTATTTTCCTTGGCGGTATGCGAGGTTCTCGATTCcccgttgccgttgcccATGGTGAGGGCCGAGCCTCTTTTGCCTCCGAGGACAAGCAAGCCAAGTTTGCTTCCCAGCATCTGGCTGCTGTTCGGTACGTCGACAACTACGGCCACGCCACTGAGCGGTACCCCTTCAACCCCAACGGCTCTACTAACGCCATTGCTGGTGTCCGAACTCCCAATGGTCGAGTTCTGGCGATGATGCCCCATCCCGAGCGAGTGTCTCTGGTTGACGCCAATTCTTATCGACCCAAGGATCTGGCTGAGTCTCCCTGGATCTCGCTTTTCAAGAACGCTCGAAAGTGGGTCAACTAG
- a CDS encoding uncharacterized protein (Compare to YALI0F30041g, similar to uniprot|Q06593 Saccharomyces cerevisiae YPR194c OPT2 oligopeptide transporter), whose protein sequence is MSSKDSFNIDPSIHESPDVLGWIAYQLGIPPSEDTGDYPLEVHFMAEKFQEMTEAEAIDIVRKNLKYHSNDHNFSDHDRVLLTHLVAVVGGANQPHESEEHSHEETGSDEKADPEKDPTSENEDVKLLRYWATLFHWWSPYPEVRSVTDPYDDTECTTETWRVWVIGTIWVGISAFVNQFFSLRMPHITLTVSVCQLLLYPSGRLLQYCLPDWGFKVRGRRLTLNPGVWSQKEQLLATIMVSCASGTPYVTSNVLVQYLPRFYNQPWANDYGYMFLLMLVTQMLGFGFGGLMKRVAVYPVKAMWPTLLPTLAVNRALLAPRRKEIVDGWKVSRYTFFLAVFLFSFLYFWVPDYLMKFFSTFNWMTWIAPKNLDLAVVTGSIGGLGYNPISSFDWNVAVSRFQPVFTPLFSNLNTYIASLISGLIILAIYYTNNNWTGYIPINSNRLFDNKGKSYDVKRILTDYKFDDKKYREYSPPYYSAGNLVSYGSSFCVYPLMFLYTVLMDWDIMKDALMEMVKSIRHITRSNYEGRDDPFSRRMRQYPEVPDWWFYLILIIMFGLSIALVEHWPMQTPVWTLVFIIGLVGIFLLPLTIIQGYSGVQMSLNYLSELIIGYALPGQFMALNFVKAMGVQISTQAQHYANDQKLTHYAHLPPRSIFWLQLWATLVNGLICMGVVKFQITSIDDLCDPKNKDRFTCPGDTTFFSASVAWGIIGPKKMFDHQYPILKWMFLLGTVLALVFYAAQELIPNLMMKKYPHKTVQIENFKRKALMFNPILFCHGCIDWAPYNLSYKTTGIYIAIFFNYYLKNRFMNWWRKYAYVFSAGMDTGIALSAIIIFFSVEYVKHELKWWGNTVSNAGADNNGPPARLPIPKIGYFGPDSAHYP, encoded by the coding sequence ATGTCATCAAAAGATTCCTTCAACATTGATCCGAGCATTCACGAGTCTCCGGACGTTCTCGGCTGGATCGCCTACCAGCTGGGTATTCCTCCCAGTGAAGATACTGGAGACTACCCTTTGGAGGTTCATTTCATGGCTGAAAAGTTCCAGGAAATGACGGAGGCCGAAGCCATCGACATTGTTCGGAAGAACCTAAAGTACCACAGCAACGACCACAACTTTTCGGATCACGATCGCGTCCTGCTTACGCaccttgttgctgttgttggggGAGCCAACCAGCCACACGAGTCCGAAGAGCACAGCCATGAAGAGACTGGGAGTGATGAAAAGGCTGATCCTGAAAAAGACCCCACAAGCGAAAACGAAGATGTAAAACTCTTACGATACTGGGCCACCTTATTCCACTGGTGGTCCCCATATCCCGAGGTCAGATCAGTCACCGACCCATATGATGATACCGAATGCACTACAGAGACGTGGAGAGTGTGGGTCATTGGCACCATTTGGGTAGGCATTTCAGCCTTCGTAAACCAGTTTTTCAGTCTGAGAATGCCTCATATCACCCTTACAGTGTCAGTCTGCCAACTTCTATTGTACCCTTCTGGGCGACTCTTGCAATACTGTTTGCCTGACTGGGGATTCAAAGTGAGGGGGAGGAGACTAACTCTCAATCCCGGTGTTTGGTCACAAAAAGAACAACTTCTAGCAACAATCATGGTCTCTTGTGCTTCTGGAACTCCTTATGTTACCTCCAACGTTCTTGTCCAGTACCTTCCACGATTTTATAACCAGCCTTGGGCTAACGATTATGGATACATGTTTCTGCTGATGTTAGTGACTCAGATGCTCGGCTTTGGATTTGGTGGACTCATGAAGCGAGTGGCTGTGTACCCTGTTAAAGCTATGTGGCCCACTCTACTGCCTACTCTGGCTGTCAACagggctcttctggctcccAGACGAAAGGAGATCGTCGACGGATGGAAAGTTTCGCGATACACTTTCTTCCTGGCAGTATTTCTCTTCTCGTTTCTCTACTTTTGGGTTCCTGATTACCTAATGAAGTTCTTCAGCACTTTTAACTGGATGACCTGGATTGCACCCAAGAATCTGGATCTGGCCGTGGTTACGGGATCTATTGGTGGTCTTGGTTACAATCCCATCTCTTCGTTTGACTGGAACGTTGCAGTGTCACGATTTCAGCCTGTCTTCACACCCCTGTTCTCCAATCTCAACACATACATTGCCAGTCTCATTTCTGGCCTCATTATTCTGGCAATCTACTACACCAACAATAACTGGACTGGATACATCCCCATTAACTCCAATCGATTGTTTGACAACAAAGGAAAATCTTACGACGTCAAGAGAATTCTCACCGACTACAAGTTTGATGACAAAAAGTACAGAGAATACTCCCCTCCCTACTACTCTGCTGGAAACCTCGTCTCTTACGGATCCTCATTCTGTGTGTACCCTCTCATGTTTCTTTACACAGTTTTGATGGACTGGGATATCATGAAGGACGCCCTTATGGAAATGGTAAAGTCAATAAGACACATTACACGATCCAATTACGAAGGTCGAGATGATCCCTTCTCCCGAAGAATGAGACAATACCCCGAAGTCCCCGACTGGTGGTTCTAtctcatcctcatcattATGTTCGGTCTGTCTATCGCTCTGGTTGAACATTGGCCCATGCAAACCCCTGTCTGGACTTTGGTGTTTATCATTGGCCTAGTTGGTATCTTCCTGCTGCCTCTGACTATCATCCAGGGATACTCTGGCGTGCAAATGTCGCTCAACTATCTCTCCGAGCTGATCATTGGATACGCTCTTCCTGGTCAGTTCATGGCTCTCAACTTTGTCAAGGCTATGGGTGTGCAAATTTCCACACAGGCCCAGCATTACGCTAACGACCAGAAGCTGACTCACTATGCTCATCTGCCCCCTCGTTCTATCTTCTGGCTGCAATTGTGGGCCACTTTAGTCAACGGTCTAATCTGCATGGGTGTGGTAAAGTTCCAGATCACCAGTATCGACGATCTCTGTGAccccaagaacaaggatCGATTCACTTGCCCCGGAGACACCACTTTCTTCAGTGCCTCGGTGGCGTGGGGTATCATTGGCCCCAAGAAGATGTTTGACCACCAGTACCCAATTCTTAAGTGGATGTTTCTGCTTGGTACAGTTCTCGCCCTTGTGTTCTACGCCGCCCAAGAGCTTATCCCCAACctgatgatgaagaagtaCCCCCACAAAACTGTCCAGATCGAAAACTTCAAGCGAAAAGCATTGATGTTCAACCCCATTCTCTTCTGCCATGGTTGCATCGACTGGGCTCCTTACAACCTCTCTTACAAAACTACGGGCATTTACATTgccatcttcttcaactaCTATCTGAAGAACCGGTTCATGAACTGGTGGAGAAAGTACGCCTATGTCTTCTCAGCGGGCATGGACACTGGTATTGCTTTGTCTGCCATCATtatcttcttctcggtcGAGTATGTGAAGCACGAGCTCAAATGGTGGGGCAACACCGTGTCTAATGCCGGGGCAGACAACAATGGACCTCCAGCTAGACTCCCCATTCCCAAAATTGGCTACTTCGGCCCAGATAGTGCTCATTATCCGTAA